Genomic segment of Populus nigra chromosome 14, ddPopNigr1.1, whole genome shotgun sequence:
ttaacttttctaaaattcattaaatatgacaaagtttaaaaaataattttcataaacGCCTAATAGTTTGTcctattttgatatgtttatcTAAAGGCTATTAATAGTGGGCCCCTTTTATAATCAACGATTCAGATCCACCTAATCATGTCCGTTGCGTTTTACTAATGGTCCCTATATATAAGGTCTTCGCTTCTATTGATATACTCCGACAAAAACACACTCCTTCTCGATTCTCGCAGTCTCTCTCTTTCAAAAAATGGATCGGAATGGCATCCTCGGTTGGACACTGATTTGCGTCCTTGTGGCCGGTGTCGGTGGCCAAGCACCGGCTGCGACGCCGACATCAACTCCGGCGACTCCAACAACTCCTTCCGTACCATTGGCTGCACCTGCTAAAGCACCTGCAAAACCTACAACGCCAGCACCCGTATCATCACCACCGGCGGTAACACCAGTAGCATCTTCACCGAAACAGACTGTTCCAACTCCAGTGGCGACGCCATTGGCTACACCACCTCCAGCCGTGACTCCAGTTAGCTCCCCACCGGCTCCGGTTCCTGTTAGCTCTCCACCAGAAAAATCTCCTCCGTCTCCAGTGCCTGTTGCTCCACCGACAAGCTCGCCTGTGGCTGCACCGACAGCAGAGGTCCCTGCTCCTACTCCTAGTAAAAAGAAGCCAAAGAAGGCACCGGCTCCTGGTCCAGCATTGTTGAGCCCACCAGCACCACCAACGGAGGCTCCTGGACCTAGCGCAGAGTCCATGTCTCCTGGTTCTATCGCTGACGACGTAAGTTCTatcatttcatctttatttttttatgagcaaTTTTAAAATTGGGTTTAACATGTGTGATAAGGCAATGCGGGAATAGATCTAGAAAACACAAATCAtgaaaagtttattaaaatggAAAGATCCAGTTAGGGTTTTTGGTTTGGTAAGAGAACCgtaatgaattaattattgaCGATGTTATTAGGTATGTAGTGTTATACCAGTAGGAGCTCATTTATATTTCCTAATATGAAGCTGATTATTGTGCTTGCTTGCTGTCTTAAGTAGAtcggaattattttttattttattcatttctgtaattattaataattatattaaatttgatatattttatgtgTTTGAATATGCATTAGCTAAAATGATTGTGCAAAGCGtaggatttaaatttaaattatgtagtaaaaaatgtattttttgagtttaaattacatgtttttcttattaatgtcaCGGTTATTGgaataaaaacttaaatcaattaaactaaatatttaaaaaaaatccaagtgatttaaattaaagagaaaaaaaagtatttcatCTTCCAAAACTTTccttttattattcatttatttcttttttattatgatgaaaacatatttttttattagaatcatatttttgttaaataaaagcCTAAACCTATACTGATTTATAAAGCAATCGAGTCCTAGTGTGCCTAGACCTTACCTTAAATTAGAGGTCAAGCATTCTTGGAATTGCAAGATTAGGCTCGCTAGCTCGCCTGCCTTTTAAAATTAACGGCTAGGCATGCCTAGGCTTTCAAGCCAAGCTCTCGTGCATATGGATGCCTGGACCTTGGAGTTCATGCCTCCACCTTTTTTTAgaccattaaaattaaaatttcaatatattctcatttaaaaaataagtaaaaaaacattttaggaACCTCCAAAACTCTATTCCTAACCACAAAAACACATTCTAATCAACTTTTAAACTCAAAACTAAATTgaactaaaacaaaatttctggagcttgatgtattttttatcgGTATCATTAAAAGCTAAAAACACCTTTTTCACTCCTTTTTTTGAAGTCAAACCCATAACCATCTCTATTGTACTCCTTTTTTAAAGGCTAACTCATAGGCACCCAAATTAGGGTTGCTGGTGGTTAGAATGTGATTGGGTGAAAGCTGTCTCtcctcgtgtttttttttttttttttttactttttttactgaaatatagattttgataaaaatagagatcaaattgtTGATAGACGCTCCATGAAcagtgtaaataaaaaaatattaatttttatccttaggctttcatttttaatttctcttgttttttttttaattaaaccctaTAATTGTATTGTATTTCGTAATTGCAATCAGTAATGCTTCACTGTAAGGAGTACATAGCCGTGAGTATTTTGTTGAGTAGTGAAGATGATGGAGATGCATCTTGTCGGTGCGTGCTAAATAACTAGTGATATGTGAAgtgtaaaagaaaagaagaaggagaagaaagctGCAGCAGCTTCGTGTCTCACACTCGAGACTGGTTCTAGTACAAGACTAGTAAACGCGTTTTGTAGCATGTAAGATGCACTTTCTGACAAGTGAACTCCCATTCCCAAAAGAGTTGTCCACGACTCTGACATCAATGGGATTTGCACGCCTGGCTCACCGCCGACAACTTTTGATCAGATGTTAGAGGTTCCTGGAATCATTTCAGCCACCGGAATCTCGCTCTCGATGCTGGTTCATGCCAGTTTATGTATAGAAAGATCAGTATTTTTGCGAGCGTCAGAATGTGATTTTAACGTGGGTCAAGTTATAGAGAAATGTTTTGTTACTGTAGATATGAATTTAGGTGCAGTAAatatcatacttttttttttttttgagttctaAATTTTGAGCGAACCAATTATTGCAGAGTGGAGCGGGAAGAACAAGATGCTTCCAGAAGATAGCAGGAGGATTGGCATTGGGATGGGGTCTGCTTGCTTTGATCTAGAGAGATAATGTTCTCATCCTCTCTCTCCtggagtattattattattattattattattaatttgatcacattggatattatttaaatttatcttgACACTGTCTGGTTAAATTATTACTTTTGATACTCTCAATGGCGCGTGGTTTGGTTTCATCGTTCCTGAGGGAAAGTGGGGTGGGAGGCATTGGGGATTGATTTGTATGTATTCTCTCGGGAGATTTTGCGGGTGGAAGGGCTTTGTATTCTGTAGTTATCTTCtgctcgctctctctctcttcctggATTATTACAGACATGATGATTCTCTCTTGCTTGCTTTCTACGTTTTGTATTTAGCACACCTCTCTAGGTATTCCTTTATTCCTTACTTGTTTGTTATTTATACGAGAAAGCTAccaggaagaaagaaagatggcGGCGAGCATTGGCCAGGCAATTAGATTTTGATGAGTCAGCTCGGCAGAGCTCGTGAGTTGGCttataagataatttaattatttataaagggTTTGCGTGGTGTTGAGTAGTTAAAATCTTCTATCAATGAGATCTAGCAGTGCGGTCCGTCCATTCTCTTGTTAATCAATGGTCGTGGTAAGAGCTTCGTTTGACTCAGTTGTTTGAAAGGAAAGTCCTATTTTGAGAAATCTTGGTCGGGGAAGTTCAGAAAGCTCTATTTGCCATTTATGGAAGGACTCGATGTTATCTAAAACACCAACGTTAGGAAGAATTTGATCATGTCTATTTTCCTATAACAGATAAAAAAGAgtgtaatttgttttatattattttcatattaataaattaccctcttaaaaaaaaaagatatgttgGAGCTAATGGATCTTTCTTTCACTACATTGATTATAAATCCATTATGATATTAATGAATTtcttaaaatcaattataataaatggaTCGTTTGATTtcctaattaaataatatttcaattagatattcaaattaattaaaatagctAGTGTATgaataaagatttaatttaaatccaATAAAGATATCGTAAGGCacttgaacttaattaatttttttactataaagataaaagagattttcttttgctttttttcatttcaatccctgacttttgaatttttttatttatttttattttcattcaattaagGCTTTAATTCTAtaccttctttttaatttcatccctaaatatattaattgaacCACTCATTTGACCACTTCTTACAATTAGACAATTTTAAGCCTAACATGGCTCTAATGAATTTGAGTTAAGCAagactttaattaatttgaacccAACACGTTCATTGTAACTTTGAGTCCGGGAAGGTTGCAACAAATTTAGGCAAgactcaaaaaattcaaaatcatcaaaGTTCATTACAATTTTGAGTCCCACAAGGCTCCATGAAATGCAAGTCTAGCAAAACTCTAGCGAATTCAAGCCCAACAAGATTCATTGTAATTTTAAGCCTATCACAACTTCAACAATTGAGTGGTAATCTCtattattaaaactaaattgatttattgaaaaaattaatttttttatttagaaaataatgtaaaagaataaaaaaaaataatatagaaaaaaaaagatacaaaacaaaaaaaaaggataggaAGCTCTCCAAAATGTCcgggattaaaaattaaatgtcaagTGATAAAGCACAAGAAGCTTGGAGAATTAAGATCGTAATGAGATCACTCGCCTTGATATCAAAATCTAGGTTATAAACCTAAACCTACATTATGTGTCTTCAAAAGTCAATTCTGATAATGGTGAAAGATGTCAACctctataaagaagaaaaaaatcataatctagatgtcatttttataaattgtgCAATCTTTACTAATAAATAAACAAGCTTAATGCAACACAAAGCAAGATGCTCtcattttttaaagcaaaaaaagaaaatttaacttTGGAACCTTTTCTTAccatttttttccttgcatttAGCAAAAAAATCTATTTGAGCTAGTTATAaccaaatttcattaaaaatcacttttttttctcacaagCCCAACTAACCCTTGCCTTATATGCcaataaaatatccaaaaaaaatctcagCATTGAATAATGTGTTTTGGGCTCTTAACCAAATAAGTTTAATAATCatgaaaatactttaaaaatttacacctcgatgatttttttttacaattagaTTTGAATGAATATAGTCATTAAATTTGCAGCAAAACAGTGAGTCGACTAACTGGAGGACATCAAAATAAAAGCAACAAAATCAGAGAGTTAAGTAACTGGAGGACATTAGAACAAAAGCAACAAATTTAGATcatcaatgataaaattgaaaaagggGACTATACTTCAAACAAgtaagtatttatttattattatgcaATGTTCTCATGAGACCCATATGTATATCCAGTAAATTTGAACCCAACAAGGTTCATTATAATTTTGAGCCCATCAAGGCTCTAACAAATTTGAGTTCAGTAAGACTTTAGCAAATTTGAAACCAGTAAGGTTCCTTGTAATTTTGAGCCCAACATGACTCTTGTAAACTTGAGTCCAATAAGACTCTAGTTAATCCGAAGCCAACAAGattctttgtaattttaagCCCAGCAAAGCTCCAACAAACTTGAGTCCAACAAGACTCTAGCAAATTTGAACCTAACAAggtttattgaaattttgagCCTAGCAAGGCTCTCGTAAACTTGAGTGTAGCAAAATTCTAACAAATTTGAACCCAACAATATTCATTGCAATTTTAAGCTCAACACGACTACTATAACTTTAAGTCCAACAAAACTCTAGCAAATATGAAGCCAACAAGGTTCATTGTAATTTTGATCATAACAAGGCCACAATAAATCTAAGTCCAGCAAGACTCTTACAAATTTAAACCTAACAAGGTTCATTGTAATTTTAAGCCTAACTTGGGTCGAACATATTTGAGCCCATCAAGGATCCAACGAATTAATCTTGTAAGACTTCAATGAATTTGAACTTAATAGggttcatttcaatttttttagcctAATGATCTCTAACAGATTTAAGCTCAATAGGTTTCCTTGTAACTTGTTTGAGTTCAACctggtttaattttaatttttcctaaaaaagataataacCTCCAAGTTTACccgattttaatttttcaaaaagagaGTGGTCATCTCCAAattgattcaattttattttttcacgaAGAGAATGATTGTCTCTAAGTTGAcctgattttaatgttttttaaagtgagtAGTCATCTCCAAGTTgacctaattttaattttttactaagAAAGTAATCATCTCTAAGTTGACctaattttttgtaaaaaaagagTGGTTATATCCAAGTTaacttgattttagtttttttgcaaATAAAGTAGTCCCATTTGATTTGACCTAATCTTGAATTTCTACATTGAGTTTGATCACCTTTGATTTGactcatttcattttaaaaagtattatttttctttacaaacttactaCATAAAcgtaaattattttcatattgtaTAATAACTATTGTAAAAAGGGGACAATTATCATAACCTATATTTTGattcctattattttttaaataaaattaccaataatatcttttaaattttaatcattattttagTCACttgtgtttatttaatttttgtgtataaaaaaagaaaaatattatgtcattttcatttcaatccctagcttttggattttttttttaaattcaagtaagcctttaattttagattttctttttaatttcttccctAAATACATTAATTGAACCCTCTATtttggcttttttatttttacaatttactTACTGGTTTCTAAAATTATGTAATTTTGACTAATTTTGCTCTAATTTTcactttttctcttcaatttcattaGGGAAAGTAGGATAGGCTCCCTTTCCGAGAAGAAAAATTTCTTCCACCCATTTACTTGATTATCTTCCTTTCACCCATACTTAACTAATATACCTACATAAACAAAACCAATTGAACCTCCCTCATATTCGTTCTAAATCACTCAAACCCGGTTGAATGAACCATTACAGTATCTCTTGATCACTATCATTTTCTTCAACCAAAGCACCACCACTATCTAGGACTAGCCTTCACCAATATCTTCTTCCCCTTCATTCTTAATGTAAAAACTAACATTTTCTCCTCCATTCTCAGCATAGaaacatcatcttcatcaaccaCTCACATTAGcctcttaacaaaaaaaatattccttgcttttagttttttttttaattttcattcaattaaGGGTTTAGTTTTGGATATTTCTTTCAAATCCATCCTTAAGTGCATTAATTGACCCAATTAATTTGgtcattttttacaatttagtcttcaatttctaaaattatacaattttgaCCAATTATGCCAAAATTCTaacttttttctcttcaatttcaccgtgattgaattaattgaacccttctaattcttatattttctttttaattttatccttaattgaattaattgaagcCTTTACTTTGGGGTTCTTCTCTAGTTTAATCCTTTGtcctttaattctttcaattaaagccaaattaaactatttttcttaaaatactttttaattaagtccctaattgcattttaaattattcctgatatttttttttactttttttttaacgcaATCTTTGGATTTTAAAGTCAATTATTTGTCTAATTTTACCTCCAACTATATTCTTGTTATTtatgtgtttgattttgtgtatactgatagtttttttatacaCAAATGCGATTTGTATATGTTGTGTGAGTTTGAATATTTCTAATAAAAGCATTTTCatagtaataaaaaatgaaaacaaacaaataaaaatgaattattgcTGTAAATTTCCTTTTGTGTTGTGTCGTACTTTTCATAGATATGATATAATAATTTGGGTTGAGTCAACGTGATCCCACATAGACCTAAACGAGCAAGAGTGGTGTCTTTTGATCCTATTCTAGACTTAGTAAAAATAAAGGGgctaaaacctatttttttcccATCCCTATAGGTCCAATGCTCATTTTAGAAATGGTTAATTCGACAAGTCTCATTTTTAAAGGATTGATGTCAAAATTTTTGCGAATCACCTAAATCAATAAGTCTCCTACTTCTAGGGACCAATATTgaattattcattaaaaatgataaaaggaTTGTAAGTAAGCTTAAGAAATAATTAGAATATCTCATggcaaataaaaagatagatttaTAAGGAAACACGTGGTAAAGctaatatttcatttaaaagaatacAATAAAGATGACATCATTCTTCCATTAAGcataattaactttttatgtGAATCTTTAAAACTAGTGTTAAtctttaggatttttatttttctctaattactaggtggtgacttaaatttttcatatattttcccattttattttggaaagtcAAAAAGTCCTATTTATATTTGGGTGGGATAACATGGTGTGGCATTCATTATCTTTTAGTAAGtggctttattatttttaagctcAAAGGGTATAGTCCGTACACAAAAAGGTCACCATATCTATTATAAAAGATGTTTTCTCCTCGTCTTTAGAATGCAAAGGGATCTACTTGTAGCCCAAACTCGTATCTAGGGAGCTTAAGAATTCAAACTCAATCATGGAGTCCACAAGTCTATCTATTTTAGGTAAAGGAAATTTATCTATAGGATAAGTTTTATTGAGATCGATGAAGTCTACACACATCCATTATTTTCcatggattttatttattatgaccAATTTAGCGAGTCATTCAAGGTACATCACTTCCCAAAGAAAACTAGCTTCAAAAAGTTTATCCACCTTCTCGGATATAGcttttatctttccttttaaattttttttattatgataaataGGAGGGAAAGTTAGGTTTACCTTTGGCTTATGGGCTGACATGTCAAGGTTAATGCTAGACTTATATGAgtgctaaaaaataaagttatcttTTTAGATGTTGAGGATCTTTATAAGGGCTTTTTCTTGTTCATGATCCAAAATAGAGCCAATATTGGTGTTCATGCTTGTATTTTCTCATGAAGGGTGACCTTTTGTAACACTTATATATTGCTTCAGTGcacaaccttttcttttcttcatttaccTTTTATAGTCTACCACTAAAACGTTTTTGCCTAAAGACAAGTGAAGATTCATCTTCTATAGTCTATTTGGTTCTCTCCTTATTATGGCCACCCTCTTTTGATATAAAACTTTATGGTTAAGTATCTTATactaataaaatcattaatttcataGAGAAACGGTTTACAGATGATATGATCATAAAAGCCTTCATCCTTTAGGGTTATTCTGAGTAAAAAATAGGAATTATAATGGACTTATTAGGACAACTATCCCTCCTTATATATCGTGTCAATTACACTAACTAGGTAATCTTGGAGGTTGTACTAGTTGGGTTAACTTGACCATCTTAGAACCGTGTTAGGTGGTTCTATAAAAATTATGTGTTCCTTGAGCATAATGTGCTTAGATAGGTCTGGTAACCCACCAAGCCTTTAATTGGTGACCTTGATGAGCCTTTTTGTGCCAAGATGATATATGAGCAAATACCAAACCTAATCATGGGTTGTTATTAGGTTTGGGCTTTAAGTGAAGGAAGTAAATCTGGCCTATCACCACCTAAACCATAATCCTCATACTAATTTTATGCTTTACATTACATAGCTTAATCCATTCAAAttgttcaaatattttaaaacttcaatTATCTATAAGTTAGATTGGAGACTAAATAAGGATATGATCTTTAGTATTTAGTCGTTCAATGTCGTAGTCAAAACATCTATCATCGGTCATTAACCATTTCTTGTATACATTCATTTTGTAACTTCAATTACCCAACTATCAAACAATATCCCCCCTATCTCACTAGTATTCTTTCTAGAATATGTCTTACTTAATCAAATTTCTTATGATAAGTAGAGTTTAATCATAGTAGACAAAATTACATCCAtgacatgattaatttttaCTATATAGTTGTTTAGGATATGTGAAAAACTAGATATTTATCAGAATTTTTAATcattcatcaaatttttaataaagtAGTCAAATATTAATGAGTCCTTgcaatgcttttcttttttggataggtttttatttttagctttaattttaaTAGGAAGAAAAATCTATAAATCAACTTGTAAATTCATCAAGATCATCaagtttgttttcaaataattttaaaaataccatataacaatggtgtatttataaaaatatatattttttaactatttgttttaaaattataaatagcaTTGACAAATTAACAAATTAGATGTGGAGTTGATCAATTTtggataatatttaatttcttatgagCACATGTAGAGTCAATAACTTGTTATGTGCCTAtcacaagttaaaaaaataaataaattttcccATCTTTAATGATTGtacaattttgatatcaaaattcaaagtaaaaaagttactaataaaataaaaacaagacaTTGGGTATttgagagtattttttttattttagcacttaaaaaaacaaataaaataacatagtacataaaatattttagaaagtaGTATAGTTTAGAGAGTACAAGATGAGATCTACAACCTACAAGTCACAAGTGACATTTGTGACTCtctcttcaatttaaaaaatagacttccacaatttaaaataaagagagaggagagagagaa
This window contains:
- the LOC133673391 gene encoding lysine-rich arabinogalactan protein 18 gives rise to the protein MDRNGILGWTLICVLVAGVGGQAPAATPTSTPATPTTPSVPLAAPAKAPAKPTTPAPVSSPPAVTPVASSPKQTVPTPVATPLATPPPAVTPVSSPPAPVPVSSPPEKSPPSPVPVAPPTSSPVAAPTAEVPAPTPSKKKPKKAPAPGPALLSPPAPPTEAPGPSAESMSPGSIADDSGAGRTRCFQKIAGGLALGWGLLALI